A DNA window from Parabacteroides johnsonii DSM 18315 contains the following coding sequences:
- a CDS encoding RNA polymerase sigma-70 factor — protein sequence MEERELILLLKQSSKDAFTALYKQYWKQVYNFSRLYLTRADAAEEVVQEVFIKVWETREFLREDDHFKGLLFIITRNLIFNRHRKNVNEDFYKVTVLAALEEPYDVEEEIDAHNLQEYIDRLIDELPPRRREIFNLSRKEQKSYKEIALLLNISEKTVENQIGEALKYLKKNITLLLLFI from the coding sequence ATGGAAGAACGGGAACTGATACTACTATTGAAACAGAGCAGCAAAGACGCGTTTACTGCTCTGTATAAGCAATACTGGAAACAGGTCTATAATTTCAGTCGCCTTTATTTAACCCGTGCCGATGCTGCCGAAGAAGTCGTGCAGGAGGTCTTCATCAAAGTATGGGAAACGCGTGAATTTCTTCGTGAAGATGACCATTTTAAAGGCTTGCTGTTTATTATCACCCGGAATCTGATCTTTAACCGGCATCGCAAGAATGTGAATGAAGATTTCTACAAAGTCACGGTCCTTGCTGCATTGGAAGAACCGTATGACGTAGAAGAAGAGATTGATGCCCACAACCTTCAGGAATACATAGACCGCCTGATTGACGAACTGCCGCCACGCCGCCGTGAGATTTTTAACTTGAGCCGAAAGGAACAAAAGAGCTACAAAGAAATAGCTCTCCTGTTGAATATTTCAGAGAAAACAGTCGAAAATCAAATCGGCGAAGCCCTCAAGTACTTAAAGAAAAATATAACATTGCTTCTTCTCTTTATCTGA